The following are encoded together in the Malaya genurostris strain Urasoe2022 chromosome 3, Malgen_1.1, whole genome shotgun sequence genome:
- the LOC131437001 gene encoding ceramide glucosyltransferase: protein MPATMITIVECLAIGILIFWCGKWVVHAMAITYGKLKLHKKTNSATQPHETPYPSVSILKPLMGVDPNLSSNLETFFLMDYPRYELLFCIESSDDPAIDVVNRLRDKYPNTETSLLLGGSNVGVNPKVNNLSPGYLVAKYELIMISDAGIRMKTDTLTDMVNHMTDQVGLVHQMPFVCDREGFAAAFEKIYFGTVQSRIYLCADLLGINCHTGMSCLMRKDVLDELGGIQTFGCYLAEDFFLAKAFHDAGWKLTISSQPAWQNSGICDISSFQARLTRWAKLRVAMVPTTILLEPMSECIIVGMFACWAAKILLRWNPLVFFLIHTLFWFLSDWVLLSIIQNGSLPFNKFTFFVGWAFRELSGPYLFFNALWNPAIRWRTRVYKLAWGGVAYELTSQIHS from the coding sequence TTTTTGGTGTGGCAAATGGGTTGTGCACGCAATGGCCATTACTTATGGCAAACTGAAATTGCACAAAAAGACTAATTCTGCGACGCAGCCACATGAAACGCCATATCCTTCGGTTTCCATCCTGAAGCCCCTCATGGGCGTCGATCCAAACCTGTCCAGtaatttggaaacatttttcctAATGGATTACCCGAGGTACGAACTACTGTTCTGTATAGAATCGTCGGATGACCCAGCGATTGACGTTGTCAATCGCTTAAGAGACAAATATCCAAACACTGAGACATCGCTTCTGTTAGGAGGATCAAATGTTGGCGTAAACCCAAAAGTGAATAATCTCTCCCCAGGTTACCTGGTTGCGAAATACGAGTTAATTATGATATCAGACGCCGGAATTCGAATGAAAACTGATACGCTAACAGATATGGTAAATCACATGACCGATCAAGTGGGCCTTGTTCATCAAATGCCATTCGTTTGTGATCGGGAAGGATTTGCTGCTGCTTTCGAAAAAATCTATTTTGGAACGGTCCAATCGAGGATATACCTCTGTGCCGATTTGCTCGGAATCAACTGCCACACAGGAATGTCCTGTCTAATGAGGAAAGATGTTCTCGACGAACTCGGCGGAATTCAAACGTTTGGTTGCTATCTAGCGGAAGATTTCTTTTTGGCCAAAGCCTTCCACGACGCCGGTTGGAAGCTCACCATTAGTAGCCAGCCAGCATGGCAAAATTCTGGCATTTGTGATATTAGCAGCTTTCAAGCGCGGCTTACTCGATGGGCTAAACTGCGCGTGGCAATGGTTCCCACGACTATTTTACTTGAACCTATGTCGGAATGCATCATAGTCGGGATGTTTGCCTGCTGGGCAGCCAAAATACTGCTCCGATGGAATCCACTGGTGTTCTTTCTTATTCATACCTTGTTCTGGTTTCTCTCCGACTGGGTGCTGCTGTCAATCATTCAGAACGGATCGCTTCCGTTCAACAAGTTTACATTCTTCGTCGGCTGGGCGTTTCGAGAACTAAGCGGGCCGTATTTATTTTTTAACGCTCTTTGGAATCCTGCTATCAGATGGCGAACGAGAGTTTACAAACTAGCGTGGGGTGGAGTAGCGTACGAACTTACTTCCCAAATCCATTCGTAG